In a genomic window of Paramicrobacterium chengjingii:
- a CDS encoding LysR family transcriptional regulator gives MNLEQLQGFVEIARLGHFTRAAEHLHLAQPSLSRQISSLERELGTELFHRARGHIALTAAGETLLPRAKRMLADADAVRSEMGELAGLQRGRVRLGATPTLCISLVAEALNAFHAEHPGIDLELTEGGSHLLIEKLAGGALDMALITGTDGSQDNGSALSHTPLLTEELVVVSSAAKPAIAAKPGIDLQQLARLPLIAFHESYDLRAVTDLAFRSAAVIPRIVVEGAEMDAVLRFVERGLGVAIVPAMVLLDRPTLRSVRLSSPQLTRTISLARRADVNPTRAAEAMRTVIADTGRDLVERAPSTMTLVDR, from the coding sequence ATGAATTTAGAGCAACTGCAGGGGTTTGTTGAGATCGCCCGCCTTGGGCACTTCACGCGGGCCGCAGAGCATCTGCATCTGGCTCAGCCCTCACTCAGCAGACAGATCTCGTCGCTCGAGCGAGAACTTGGCACAGAACTCTTTCACCGAGCACGCGGACATATTGCTCTCACAGCCGCTGGAGAGACGCTCTTGCCGAGGGCGAAGCGCATGTTGGCGGATGCTGATGCTGTCAGAAGCGAAATGGGTGAACTTGCTGGGCTGCAGCGTGGCCGCGTTCGCCTCGGAGCGACGCCGACCCTCTGTATCAGTCTCGTCGCCGAGGCCCTGAACGCCTTCCATGCGGAGCATCCCGGTATTGACCTCGAGCTCACCGAGGGTGGATCACATCTGCTCATTGAGAAGCTGGCCGGCGGCGCTCTCGACATGGCACTGATCACGGGAACGGACGGGTCGCAAGACAATGGTTCGGCGCTTTCACACACGCCACTGCTCACAGAGGAACTAGTTGTTGTGTCATCTGCGGCGAAGCCCGCCATTGCGGCCAAGCCAGGTATCGATCTGCAGCAACTCGCGCGACTGCCGCTAATCGCGTTCCACGAAAGTTACGACCTGCGAGCCGTGACAGATCTCGCTTTCCGCTCCGCCGCCGTCATCCCTCGCATCGTGGTAGAAGGCGCAGAAATGGACGCCGTGCTTCGGTTCGTCGAGCGGGGCCTCGGGGTCGCCATCGTCCCAGCTATGGTTCTGCTCGATCGGCCGACATTACGCTCAGTTCGACTCTCGTCGCCCCAATTGACGCGGACTATCAGCCTGGCCCGCCGGGCCGATGTCAATCCGACCCGAGCGGCAGAAGCGATGCGCACGGTGATTGCCGATACGGGGCGTGACCTCGTCGAACGAGCCCCGAGCACCATGACTCTCGTCGACCGATGA
- a CDS encoding proline racemase family protein produces MADSTATATGATTKEDRMINLEIVDAEAGGDIGRVIVAGFETPPGESIAERAEYMRENADWLRRTLIQPPIGELSQSINLVLPPSNEEADIGVITMGTMGYPGFSGSNAMCTIAVLASEGLIDMSADEVNIRLETPVGITALTVCVEDGSVKSVQYAAPVAYAEPEERTATLPTWGAVTYTLAYSGVSYVVVDATTVDLHPTADSAEAIRRLFGELFAEIDSTTILDHPSLGAMPKLTLGLLADGSETQHYATAGQSTPLAVYMAGGVICSGPTGTGTSALLAWLANRKLIWPNSQICAISPGGHTFIGDYTRDTTVGPRSAIHTTITGSPRVLKRDTITIERPGEGSSFGGIATRERHSRSRTHGKNRG; encoded by the coding sequence ATGGCAGACTCGACCGCGACGGCTACTGGTGCCACAACAAAGGAAGACCGTATGATCAATCTTGAAATCGTCGACGCTGAGGCCGGCGGCGATATCGGACGCGTCATCGTCGCAGGTTTTGAGACACCACCAGGAGAGTCCATCGCCGAACGAGCCGAATACATGCGAGAAAATGCCGACTGGCTGCGCCGCACATTGATTCAACCACCTATCGGAGAACTATCGCAGAGCATCAACCTGGTCCTTCCACCATCGAACGAGGAAGCCGATATCGGTGTGATCACCATGGGGACGATGGGCTATCCAGGCTTCTCCGGGTCGAACGCGATGTGCACCATCGCAGTTTTGGCAAGCGAGGGCCTCATTGACATGAGTGCCGACGAGGTGAATATCCGGCTGGAGACGCCCGTCGGGATCACAGCCCTGACGGTATGCGTCGAAGACGGTTCCGTAAAATCTGTCCAGTACGCCGCACCCGTTGCCTATGCTGAACCGGAGGAGCGGACCGCAACGCTTCCCACGTGGGGAGCCGTCACATACACATTGGCCTACAGCGGTGTCTCATACGTTGTTGTCGACGCCACGACAGTGGACCTCCATCCCACAGCCGATTCGGCAGAGGCAATACGCAGGCTCTTCGGTGAGTTGTTCGCGGAGATCGATTCGACCACGATTCTCGATCACCCTTCACTGGGAGCGATGCCGAAGCTCACTCTCGGCCTGCTCGCCGACGGGTCGGAAACACAGCATTATGCGACCGCAGGCCAATCAACCCCTCTCGCTGTCTACATGGCTGGTGGGGTGATCTGCAGTGGGCCGACCGGAACCGGCACCTCAGCGCTGCTTGCTTGGCTCGCCAATCGCAAACTGATCTGGCCCAACTCTCAGATCTGTGCAATCTCTCCGGGTGGACACACCTTCATCGGTGACTATACGCGTGATACGACGGTTGGTCCTCGTTCTGCGATCCACACCACGATCACCGGTTCGCCACGGGTTCTCAAACGCGACACCATCACCATCGAGAGACCTGGAGAAGGTTCCTCATTCGGGGGGATTGCCACGAGAGAACGGCATTCCCGATCGAGGACGCACGGTAAGAATCGAGGATAG
- the rsfS gene encoding ribosome silencing factor gives MTATDDSRAQVQLAAIAAIGAGAEDLVALDVSQPLPFADAFLIMSGRSERNVSAIADAVEDKLSEAGPRVKRREGQAEGRWALIDFGDLVVHVFHPEERDYYSLERLWKDCPVIPLEEALVR, from the coding sequence GTGACAGCTACTGACGATTCACGCGCACAGGTTCAGCTCGCCGCCATTGCGGCCATCGGCGCAGGCGCCGAAGATCTCGTGGCGCTCGACGTATCGCAGCCATTACCTTTCGCCGACGCCTTTCTGATCATGTCTGGACGCAGCGAGCGCAACGTCAGTGCAATTGCGGATGCTGTCGAAGACAAGCTCAGCGAAGCAGGACCACGTGTTAAGCGTCGCGAAGGTCAGGCAGAGGGTCGATGGGCTCTCATCGACTTCGGCGACCTCGTTGTGCACGTATTCCATCCGGAGGAGCGCGATTACTATTCGCTTGAACGCCTCTGGAAGGACTGTCCCGTCATTCCGCTCGAAGAAGCTCTCGTACGCTAA
- the nadD gene encoding nicotinate-nucleotide adenylyltransferase, with the protein MTASATRPRIGVMGGTFDPIHHGHLVAASEVAHSYGLDEVVFVPTGEPWQKSHVSQSEHRYLMTVIATAANPQFTVSRVDIDRTGQTYTIDTLRDLKAQRPDADLFFITGADAIAQIFSWKEHSELFSLAHFVAVSRPGHTLNISGLPTEHVSLLEVPALAISSTDCRSRVSRGHPVWYLVPDGVVQYITKYHLYRSSE; encoded by the coding sequence ATGACAGCCTCCGCAACCCGTCCGCGAATCGGTGTGATGGGCGGCACCTTCGATCCTATTCACCATGGGCACTTAGTCGCTGCCAGTGAAGTCGCGCATTCGTATGGTTTGGACGAGGTGGTCTTCGTCCCGACGGGCGAGCCATGGCAGAAATCCCACGTCAGTCAGAGTGAACACCGGTACCTGATGACGGTCATTGCAACGGCCGCGAACCCTCAATTCACGGTCAGCCGCGTTGACATCGACCGAACAGGCCAGACTTACACGATCGACACACTGAGAGATCTGAAGGCTCAACGGCCCGACGCCGACCTCTTTTTCATCACAGGCGCCGATGCGATCGCGCAGATCTTCAGCTGGAAGGAACACTCGGAGCTGTTTTCGCTGGCGCATTTCGTCGCTGTGAGTCGTCCGGGACATACCTTGAACATTTCTGGATTGCCAACGGAGCACGTAAGCTTGTTGGAAGTTCCGGCACTTGCGATCTCGTCGACGGATTGCCGAAGCCGGGTCAGCAGGGGGCATCCCGTGTGGTATCTGGTTCCGGATGGTGTCGTGCAGTACATCACGAAATATCATCTGTATCGGAGTAGTGAATGA
- a CDS encoding glutamate-5-semialdehyde dehydrogenase — MIKATSANTVRERLEAVRYASRALAITTGAERVAALEAIAVALERDSGAILSANEKDLATGRENGLAEGLLDRLTLTADRIVELSAAVREIAALVDPLGQVVRGSTLANGVRIEQVRVPFGVVGAIYEARPNVTVDIAALALRSGNAVVLRGGSAALASNTQLAATLRGAIESTGLPADCIQTIDDFGREGATELMRSRGLVDVLIPRGSARLIETVVADSTVPVIETGAGIVHVYVDADADTSMAVSVVLNAKTHRPSVCNAAETVLIHRDAVSRVLTALLDALRQAGVSVRGDAEAQGLSADVEPAAVDEWATEHLNLTLGLHIVGTLDEAIDHIAEYSTHHTESIVTNNVRNAEIFLARVDSAVVMVNASTRFTDGGVFGFGAEVGISTQKLHARGPMGVTELTSTKWLVRGDGQVRD; from the coding sequence ATGATCAAAGCCACCTCTGCCAACACCGTGCGCGAGCGGCTTGAGGCGGTTCGATACGCCTCGAGAGCACTCGCCATCACGACGGGCGCGGAGCGTGTAGCTGCTCTCGAAGCGATTGCTGTCGCTCTGGAGCGAGACTCAGGTGCGATACTGAGCGCGAACGAGAAAGACCTCGCAACGGGCCGAGAGAACGGGCTTGCCGAGGGTCTTCTCGACAGACTGACGCTGACCGCTGACCGCATCGTGGAGCTTTCCGCCGCCGTCCGAGAGATCGCCGCCTTAGTCGATCCTCTGGGGCAAGTTGTTCGCGGTAGCACCTTGGCGAATGGGGTTCGAATCGAACAAGTTCGAGTTCCATTCGGAGTCGTGGGTGCAATCTACGAAGCGCGACCGAATGTCACCGTTGACATCGCCGCGCTTGCCTTGCGTAGCGGAAACGCCGTTGTGCTGCGCGGCGGATCTGCAGCTCTTGCCAGCAATACTCAGCTTGCCGCAACACTCCGCGGCGCGATCGAGAGCACCGGCTTGCCCGCCGATTGCATTCAGACGATCGATGATTTCGGACGCGAAGGTGCCACAGAGCTCATGCGTTCACGCGGCCTCGTCGATGTGCTCATTCCCCGAGGAAGCGCCCGTCTCATCGAGACTGTGGTCGCTGATTCGACGGTTCCCGTGATCGAAACGGGAGCTGGCATCGTGCACGTGTACGTGGATGCCGACGCCGACACGTCGATGGCGGTCTCGGTTGTACTCAATGCCAAAACACACAGGCCAAGTGTCTGCAATGCCGCAGAAACAGTGCTCATTCACCGAGATGCAGTTTCTCGCGTTCTCACTGCGTTGTTGGATGCACTTCGTCAGGCTGGTGTCAGTGTGCGCGGCGACGCCGAGGCTCAGGGTCTCTCAGCGGATGTCGAGCCGGCAGCTGTCGATGAGTGGGCAACGGAACATCTAAATCTGACGCTGGGATTGCATATCGTTGGCACGCTTGACGAAGCGATTGACCACATTGCCGAGTACTCCACGCACCATACAGAATCGATCGTGACGAACAACGTCCGAAACGCAGAGATATTTCTCGCTCGCGTGGATTCCGCCGTTGTCATGGTGAATGCGTCCACACGATTTACTGACGGCGGTGTCTTCGGATTCGGAGCCGAAGTGGGTATCTCCACACAGAAACTCCATGCACGCGGCCCGATGGGAGTCACCGAACTAACGAGCACGAAGTGGCTCGTGCGCGGTGACGGCCAAGTCCGCGACTGA
- the proB gene encoding glutamate 5-kinase yields the protein MITSQEEISSARRIVVKVGSSSISGVNSGQVEPLVNALATVHSDGTEVILVSSGAIATGMPYLGLESRPEDLATQQAAAAVGQNVLVYRYQDSLDRYGIVSGQVLLTAGDLDDPNSRSNAKRAMERLLSLRILPIVNENDTVATHEIRFGDNDRLAALVATLIGAEAMVLLSDVDAIYTRPPEIPGAERIRVVAPGDQLAGVEFGEAARAGVGTGGASTKVSAARLAASRGTGVLVTSASQIGEALRGAEVGTWFTPQSDVS from the coding sequence ATGATCACATCGCAGGAGGAGATCAGCAGTGCTCGTCGCATTGTTGTGAAAGTAGGATCGTCGTCGATCAGCGGGGTCAACAGCGGGCAGGTCGAGCCGCTCGTCAATGCCTTGGCGACGGTGCATTCCGACGGCACCGAGGTGATTCTCGTTTCTTCTGGCGCCATCGCCACCGGTATGCCGTATCTGGGTCTTGAGAGCCGGCCTGAAGACCTCGCTACGCAACAGGCGGCTGCTGCCGTCGGACAAAACGTGCTCGTATATCGGTATCAGGACAGCCTAGACCGTTACGGGATCGTCTCGGGTCAGGTTCTTCTGACGGCCGGGGACCTTGACGATCCGAATTCGCGCAGCAACGCGAAGCGGGCGATGGAACGGCTGTTGAGCCTGAGAATCCTTCCGATTGTCAATGAAAACGATACGGTCGCGACGCACGAGATCCGATTCGGAGACAACGATCGTCTTGCAGCGCTCGTCGCGACTCTCATCGGTGCCGAGGCCATGGTGCTGCTGAGCGACGTCGATGCAATTTACACGCGCCCACCGGAGATTCCTGGAGCGGAACGCATTCGTGTGGTTGCGCCAGGAGACCAGCTGGCCGGCGTTGAGTTCGGTGAGGCTGCGCGTGCCGGTGTTGGAACGGGTGGTGCCTCGACGAAGGTCTCTGCGGCTCGGCTCGCAGCGAGTCGCGGCACAGGCGTGCTCGTCACATCCGCTTCGCAAATCGGTGAGGCGCTACGCGGCGCCGAGGTGGGCACGTGGTTCACGCCACAATCCGATGTGAGCTGA
- the obgE gene encoding GTPase ObgE: MATFVDRVTLHVSAGKGGNGCVSVRREKFKPLAGPDGGNGGNGGDIVLLADPQVTTLLPYHRSPHRTSENGGFGMGDHRHGSAGEELVLPVPVGTVVKDENGETLIDLTEPGTRFVIAEGGYGGLGNSVLASTKRKAPGFALLGTPGQSGDINLELKTIADVAFVGFPSAGKSSLIAAISAAKPKIADYPFTTLHPNLGVVQAGQHRYTVADVPGLIEGASEGKGLGLEFLRHVERCAALLHVIDCATLEPGRDPLTDLDVIEQELAAYPVPEGQIPLLERPQLVALNKVDVPEARELAEFVRPELEERGYRVFEISTASHEGLRSLTFALGALVQEHRDSVSDLEDQSPRIVMTPKPVNRKPFDILVEGGTYGNVYRILGTKPERWVQQTDFTNDEAVGYLADRIAKIGIEDALFKAGAVAGSTVVIGPGKGVVFDWEPTLTSTAELLASPRGTDARFDQNVRPTREQRRDAYYDRMDAKSEAREQLESEREAGLWSEDEQD, encoded by the coding sequence GTGGCGACATTCGTCGATCGCGTGACACTGCACGTGAGCGCGGGCAAGGGTGGCAACGGTTGTGTCTCGGTGCGCCGCGAGAAGTTTAAGCCGTTGGCCGGGCCAGACGGCGGAAACGGCGGAAACGGCGGCGACATCGTTCTCCTCGCCGATCCGCAGGTGACGACGCTGTTGCCGTACCACCGTTCGCCGCATCGCACCTCTGAAAATGGCGGGTTTGGTATGGGTGATCATCGTCACGGCTCGGCCGGCGAAGAACTCGTGCTGCCCGTTCCTGTCGGCACCGTGGTCAAGGATGAGAACGGGGAGACGCTGATCGATCTGACGGAGCCCGGAACCCGGTTTGTCATTGCCGAAGGCGGTTATGGCGGACTGGGAAACTCGGTTTTGGCATCGACGAAGCGCAAGGCTCCAGGTTTCGCTCTTCTTGGAACCCCCGGTCAATCGGGAGACATCAATCTTGAGCTCAAGACGATCGCCGACGTCGCATTCGTCGGCTTTCCGTCAGCGGGAAAGTCGAGCCTCATCGCAGCGATTTCTGCGGCGAAGCCTAAGATCGCTGATTACCCTTTCACGACGCTGCACCCCAATCTTGGGGTCGTCCAGGCTGGGCAGCATCGGTACACCGTTGCCGACGTGCCCGGCCTCATTGAAGGTGCTAGCGAGGGCAAGGGCCTTGGACTCGAATTCCTAAGACACGTCGAACGCTGTGCGGCATTGTTGCATGTCATCGATTGCGCAACTCTGGAGCCCGGCCGTGACCCGTTGACCGATCTTGACGTGATTGAGCAGGAGCTCGCTGCATATCCTGTTCCCGAGGGGCAAATTCCGCTGTTGGAGCGTCCACAGCTTGTCGCACTTAACAAGGTGGACGTGCCGGAGGCGCGGGAGCTCGCCGAATTTGTTCGTCCCGAGCTTGAAGAGCGAGGATACCGAGTTTTCGAGATCTCGACAGCGAGCCATGAGGGGCTCCGGTCCCTCACGTTCGCGCTCGGTGCGCTAGTTCAGGAGCATCGCGACAGCGTGAGCGATCTCGAGGACCAATCACCGCGTATCGTCATGACACCGAAACCTGTGAATCGGAAACCGTTCGACATTCTGGTGGAAGGCGGGACCTACGGCAACGTCTATCGGATCCTGGGAACGAAGCCTGAACGGTGGGTGCAGCAGACGGACTTCACAAACGACGAAGCCGTCGGTTACCTCGCCGACCGGATCGCAAAGATCGGCATCGAGGACGCACTTTTCAAGGCCGGAGCGGTGGCGGGCTCGACCGTCGTCATCGGGCCAGGTAAGGGTGTCGTATTCGATTGGGAGCCAACTCTGACCTCGACAGCCGAGCTTCTGGCGTCCCCTCGCGGCACTGATGCACGCTTTGATCAGAATGTGCGCCCGACGCGGGAGCAGCGCCGTGACGCGTACTACGACCGGATGGATGCGAAGTCAGAAGCACGAGAGCAGCTCGAAAGCGAGCGTGAGGCTGGACTGTGGTCTGAGGACGAGCAGGACTAA
- the rpmA gene encoding 50S ribosomal protein L27, with protein sequence MAHKKGASSTRNGRDSNAQRLGVKRFGGESVNAGEIIVRQRGTHFHPGANVGRGGDDTLFALSNGSVEFGNKGGRKVVNIVTVDA encoded by the coding sequence ATGGCACACAAGAAAGGTGCGAGTTCAACTCGCAACGGTCGCGACTCGAACGCCCAGCGCCTCGGTGTAAAGCGTTTCGGCGGCGAAAGCGTCAACGCAGGCGAGATCATCGTTCGTCAGCGTGGCACCCACTTCCACCCCGGCGCCAACGTTGGTCGCGGTGGCGACGACACCCTGTTCGCGCTGTCGAACGGTTCGGTCGAATTTGGAAACAAGGGTGGCCGCAAGGTCGTCAACATCGTGACGGTCGACGCCTAG
- the rplU gene encoding 50S ribosomal protein L21: MVYAVVRAGGRQEKVEVGTIVTMDRIQADKNGNVELAAVLLVDGDTVTTDQKSLAKVKVTAEVLGDLRGRKIHIQKFKNKTGYKKRQGHRQELTRVKVTGIK; encoded by the coding sequence GTGGTTTACGCAGTTGTGCGCGCCGGTGGTCGGCAGGAGAAGGTCGAAGTCGGCACCATCGTGACGATGGACCGTATTCAGGCTGACAAGAATGGCAATGTCGAGCTTGCAGCAGTGCTGCTCGTCGACGGTGACACGGTCACCACCGATCAGAAGTCACTCGCCAAGGTTAAGGTCACCGCTGAGGTTCTCGGCGACCTGCGCGGTCGAAAGATCCACATCCAGAAGTTCAAGAACAAGACCGGTTACAAGAAGCGTCAGGGGCACCGTCAGGAGCTCACACGCGTCAAGGTCACCGGAATCAAGTAA
- a CDS encoding DUF4031 domain-containing protein: MTILIDPPLWPAHGTLWSHLVSDTAIDELHAFAALNTLPRRSFDRDHYDVPATRHDELVAAGAVSVTANELTRRLIASGLRVKARDR, translated from the coding sequence ATGACCATCTTGATTGATCCGCCCCTGTGGCCGGCGCACGGTACGCTGTGGTCTCATCTGGTCAGTGACACTGCGATCGACGAGCTTCACGCCTTTGCCGCGTTGAACACACTCCCACGGCGAAGCTTCGATCGAGACCACTACGACGTCCCCGCTACCCGTCACGATGAGTTAGTGGCCGCTGGCGCAGTGTCAGTCACGGCAAATGAACTCACGCGCAGGCTCATCGCCAGCGGCCTCCGCGTCAAAGCACGGGACCGCTGA
- a CDS encoding Rne/Rng family ribonuclease: MVEKENTTDAVDPVEESIETTDTQKVESAEDAVSTVASEEPRGAAPGQGADGDASTTGVTSTENTEVPAETAAAGPPSTQLIFKAPEIRPLPPLPKSTDRDSDDDGNTRRRSRRRRNGDSDGSPQSEPEPITEPQKVKGSTRLEAKKQRRRDGRDAGRRRTVVTEAEFLARRESVDRKMIVRSKGGRIQIGVLEDDVLAEHYVARSQESSLIGNVYLGKVQNVLPSMEAAFVDIGRGRNAVLYSGEVDWDSVETGNQPRRIELALKPGDKVLVQVTKDPVGHKGARLTSQVSLPGRYLVYVPNGSMNGISRKLPDTERARLKKILKAILPENAGVIVRTAAEGATEEQLTRDVSRLTSQWESIQKQVESGQAPALLHSEPDLLIKIVRDVFNEDFHSMVIAGSDAKQTIEKYLSQVAPDLLERVESHDGSKDVFDEYRITEQIEKALDRKVWLPSGGSLVIDRTEAMTVVDVNTGKFVGSGGNLEETVTKNNLEAAEEIVRQLRLRDIGGIIVVDFIDMVLESNRDLVLRRLVECLSRDRTKHQVAEVTSLGLVQMTRKKLGLGLLETFSEACDACAGRGVVVHHEPVTKHRQSSSDNGGRKRRGNGGGSHGGNGNGGGQHSQKSAGAAHSITDDAKKALSQIAASTIHPDTDSAEKQVSTADGTGDHEKVAMPDSSEQGNSVAILDIPIEPAQHASRPIDKREAEDLLGSVLDSLPEPKKPGHGRNRSRRVTTAALTGTPVSTSDDTDSSGA; encoded by the coding sequence ATGGTGGAAAAAGAAAACACGACAGATGCCGTTGACCCCGTTGAGGAGTCAATTGAGACGACAGACACACAGAAAGTTGAATCAGCAGAAGACGCTGTGAGCACGGTTGCTTCCGAGGAGCCACGCGGAGCGGCTCCGGGCCAAGGTGCGGACGGTGACGCCTCAACGACGGGCGTAACCAGCACCGAGAACACCGAGGTGCCAGCCGAGACAGCAGCAGCAGGCCCTCCGTCTACACAGCTCATTTTCAAAGCTCCGGAGATCAGACCGCTGCCGCCGCTTCCTAAGTCGACCGATCGTGATTCGGATGACGACGGAAACACTCGTCGGCGGTCCCGTCGTCGGAGAAACGGTGACAGCGACGGGTCGCCTCAGAGTGAGCCGGAGCCGATTACCGAGCCGCAGAAGGTCAAGGGCTCAACGCGGCTCGAGGCAAAGAAGCAGCGACGTCGTGATGGCCGGGATGCCGGTCGCCGACGTACCGTTGTCACTGAGGCCGAATTCTTGGCGCGACGTGAGTCCGTCGACCGCAAGATGATCGTGCGGTCGAAGGGCGGTCGGATTCAGATCGGCGTGCTCGAAGATGATGTTCTCGCTGAGCATTATGTTGCCCGCTCGCAGGAGTCTTCGCTCATCGGGAACGTTTATCTCGGAAAAGTGCAGAACGTGCTTCCGAGCATGGAAGCGGCGTTCGTCGACATCGGCCGCGGCCGCAACGCCGTTCTGTATTCGGGTGAAGTTGATTGGGACTCCGTCGAGACCGGGAACCAGCCACGTCGCATTGAACTGGCGCTCAAGCCAGGCGACAAGGTGCTTGTACAGGTGACGAAAGATCCCGTGGGGCACAAGGGTGCACGACTGACCAGCCAAGTATCGTTGCCTGGCCGCTACCTCGTCTATGTGCCGAACGGATCGATGAACGGCATCTCTCGAAAACTTCCCGACACGGAGCGTGCCCGCCTCAAGAAGATTCTCAAGGCGATTCTTCCCGAGAACGCTGGAGTGATCGTCAGAACGGCAGCCGAAGGCGCCACGGAGGAGCAGCTTACACGGGATGTAAGCCGACTCACCTCTCAGTGGGAATCGATCCAAAAGCAGGTGGAGAGCGGACAGGCTCCCGCGCTCCTCCATTCAGAACCTGATCTGCTCATCAAGATCGTTCGAGACGTCTTCAATGAAGACTTCCACAGCATGGTGATCGCCGGCTCTGACGCCAAACAGACGATCGAGAAGTACTTGAGCCAGGTTGCTCCTGACTTGCTTGAGCGCGTAGAGAGTCATGATGGCAGTAAAGACGTCTTCGACGAGTACCGCATCACCGAGCAGATTGAGAAAGCACTCGATCGCAAGGTCTGGCTGCCGAGTGGCGGATCTCTTGTCATCGACCGCACGGAAGCGATGACCGTCGTTGACGTGAACACGGGAAAGTTCGTGGGATCGGGAGGCAACCTCGAAGAAACGGTCACGAAGAACAACCTTGAGGCTGCTGAGGAGATCGTGCGTCAGCTTCGACTGCGGGACATCGGCGGCATAATCGTCGTGGACTTCATCGACATGGTGCTTGAGTCGAACCGTGACCTTGTTCTTCGCCGCCTCGTCGAGTGCCTCAGCCGTGACCGCACAAAGCATCAAGTTGCTGAGGTCACGTCGCTCGGCCTCGTGCAGATGACCCGAAAGAAGCTCGGTCTTGGACTTCTGGAGACGTTCAGCGAGGCGTGCGACGCGTGCGCAGGACGTGGAGTTGTCGTGCATCACGAGCCGGTGACGAAGCACCGTCAGTCGAGTTCTGACAACGGCGGACGTAAGCGTCGCGGCAACGGCGGTGGCTCTCACGGAGGCAACGGCAACGGCGGTGGGCAGCATTCGCAGAAGTCGGCGGGGGCCGCGCACTCGATAACGGATGACGCCAAGAAGGCGCTATCGCAGATCGCCGCGAGCACGATACACCCCGACACCGACTCGGCCGAGAAGCAAGTGAGCACTGCAGACGGCACAGGTGATCACGAGAAGGTTGCGATGCCAGACTCGTCAGAGCAGGGGAACTCTGTAGCGATTCTCGATATTCCCATCGAGCCCGCGCAGCATGCGTCGCGTCCAATAGATAAGCGCGAAGCCGAGGACCTACTCGGTTCCGTACTCGATTCGCTTCCCGAGCCGAAGAAGCCCGGACACGGCCGCAATCGCTCACGTCGTGTCACGACGGCAGCTCTCACGGGCACCCCAGTTTCTACGAGCGACGACACTGATTCCTCGGGAGCATGA
- a CDS encoding vitamin K epoxide reductase family protein: MNESRDAALDDARPIALAIFLIIAGITGWIAAFALTLDKFTQLENPDAKLGCDFNILIGCTTNLASDQGAVFGFPNPLIGLTCWVVPIVLGVALLAGARFPRWFWLVAWAGFVFGVCLVAWFITQSIYVISSLCPWCMLTWSVMIPSFFAVTFHLLKIGAFGRGTRLRSLGATLAGWTPLITLMAYVLIAVLAQVRLDVISYIF, from the coding sequence GTGAACGAATCGCGCGACGCAGCACTTGATGATGCCCGTCCCATTGCCCTGGCGATCTTTCTCATCATCGCGGGGATAACGGGATGGATCGCCGCTTTTGCCCTGACTCTCGACAAATTCACTCAGCTGGAGAATCCGGATGCGAAACTCGGCTGCGACTTCAACATTCTGATCGGCTGCACCACGAACTTGGCGTCCGACCAGGGTGCCGTCTTCGGGTTCCCCAATCCGCTCATCGGACTGACGTGCTGGGTGGTTCCCATCGTCCTCGGCGTCGCACTGCTTGCCGGAGCACGCTTCCCCCGCTGGTTCTGGCTCGTTGCTTGGGCTGGATTCGTTTTCGGCGTGTGCCTTGTCGCCTGGTTCATCACGCAGAGCATTTATGTCATCAGTTCGCTGTGCCCGTGGTGCATGCTCACGTGGTCCGTGATGATTCCATCGTTCTTCGCAGTCACGTTTCACCTTCTGAAGATCGGCGCATTCGGAAGAGGCACTCGACTGAGAAGCCTTGGTGCGACGCTCGCCGGCTGGACCCCGCTCATTACGCTGATGGCATACGTGCTCATCGCGGTTCTTGCGCAGGTGCGTCTCGACGTGATCAGCTACATCTTCTAG